From Crateriforma spongiae, a single genomic window includes:
- a CDS encoding glycoside hydrolase family 5 protein, whose amino-acid sequence MLSPTPAGDDGFVRIVDGHFATESGRLKIWGVNLCFGAIFPTHEDADRVAAHLAKIGINGVRIHHHETSTSPRGLFTKDGRWDPQQVDRLDYFLAKLHEHGIYANLNLHVGRSVSRQLGMASLGSEHYLMHDKHALHFQPEIQNAFWNFCREYLGHVNPYRKLRRADDPAIAMIEIANENKFSLAGPGALLNAPEPYRSALTDRWNGWLKQKYGQTGTLRDAWASEGSTATRVLVNSQVWADGDISPWNLSDNNGKSPIRALIRMDGDDAVLRLVPQAVAEQGWHQQLTGKTFGVTKDSFYRLTFQARSDRPRSVGMNVAKTIEGEWTPLGLVQGLNVRQDWDDFQFRFQAPQTVDEGVRLSFDLGGDRTAIELKNVRLVQGSGSVSVPLGQSLENANVDLPKFDWSLQSRRDFRQFMLDLEKCFYSEAKQLLREEIGVRVPITTTQANYQPPEITATIADFADMHAYWHHPIFPGRPWDGSNWTVQNETMVAFPFHNQWPRNNLLMRTAWRMHDKPFTFSEWNAGEPGFFAADAIPAAAMIASLQDWDAVFFFNYHSSNDRWDTDAILGYFDLNGQPTKIALTAALANLYRRGDLSSLGQQVAVSPEDADRGGALAMQYRVGMTVDPDAHPTVTVPSVQDLQRPERKRLVTPDGSVSWDARSASSAHVLIDTPKTRCAWGLVGGQAFKIGTWGLQFGETERDYAVLVATSRDDRHLESSSSILLTVVSNGENQDMGWNDDRTTVGQNWGHGPTVVNGVPAILSIPADQKARSLYALNAKGHRVRRISGKASGTMIRFEIGPEYKTLFYELAE is encoded by the coding sequence ATGCTTTCACCAACCCCCGCTGGTGATGATGGGTTCGTACGAATCGTCGACGGGCACTTCGCAACCGAATCGGGGCGTCTGAAGATCTGGGGCGTCAATCTGTGTTTCGGCGCCATCTTTCCAACGCATGAAGATGCCGATCGCGTCGCCGCCCACTTGGCGAAGATCGGTATCAACGGGGTACGCATCCATCACCACGAAACATCAACATCGCCACGAGGCTTGTTCACCAAAGATGGACGCTGGGATCCGCAGCAGGTGGATCGGCTGGACTATTTCTTAGCCAAACTTCATGAACACGGAATTTACGCGAATCTGAATTTGCATGTGGGACGCTCGGTCAGCCGTCAGTTGGGGATGGCATCGTTAGGCAGCGAGCACTATTTGATGCACGACAAACACGCGTTGCACTTTCAGCCTGAGATTCAAAACGCATTTTGGAATTTTTGTCGCGAATACTTGGGGCACGTGAATCCGTATCGCAAACTTCGGCGAGCGGATGATCCCGCGATCGCTATGATTGAAATTGCCAATGAAAATAAGTTTTCCTTGGCGGGGCCTGGCGCACTGCTGAATGCACCGGAGCCCTATCGATCCGCACTGACGGACCGGTGGAATGGATGGCTGAAACAAAAATATGGACAAACCGGAACGCTTCGGGACGCTTGGGCCAGTGAAGGGTCTACGGCGACACGCGTGCTAGTGAATTCGCAGGTGTGGGCCGATGGCGACATTTCGCCTTGGAATCTATCGGACAACAACGGGAAATCGCCGATCCGGGCGCTGATCCGGATGGACGGCGACGATGCCGTGTTACGTCTGGTGCCTCAAGCGGTCGCGGAACAGGGCTGGCACCAACAACTGACCGGCAAGACGTTCGGTGTGACCAAGGACAGCTTTTATCGGCTGACGTTTCAGGCACGGTCCGATCGGCCACGTAGTGTCGGTATGAACGTCGCCAAGACGATCGAGGGTGAGTGGACACCGCTGGGGTTGGTTCAAGGATTGAACGTTCGCCAGGACTGGGACGACTTTCAGTTTCGCTTCCAGGCTCCGCAGACGGTCGACGAAGGCGTGCGATTGTCGTTCGATTTGGGCGGAGACAGGACGGCGATCGAACTGAAGAACGTTCGCCTGGTGCAGGGTAGCGGTTCGGTGTCCGTGCCCCTGGGGCAATCGTTGGAAAACGCGAACGTTGATCTGCCCAAGTTTGATTGGTCACTTCAGTCGCGTCGTGACTTTCGTCAGTTCATGTTGGATCTGGAAAAATGCTTTTACAGCGAAGCCAAGCAATTGCTTCGCGAAGAAATTGGCGTCCGAGTTCCAATCACGACCACGCAAGCCAACTATCAACCACCTGAGATTACGGCAACGATTGCCGACTTTGCCGATATGCATGCGTATTGGCACCATCCAATTTTCCCCGGCCGACCTTGGGATGGAAGCAACTGGACGGTTCAAAACGAAACAATGGTCGCGTTTCCATTTCACAATCAATGGCCGCGAAACAACTTGTTGATGCGAACGGCTTGGCGGATGCACGACAAACCGTTCACGTTCAGCGAATGGAATGCTGGCGAACCTGGTTTTTTTGCCGCGGATGCGATCCCCGCGGCGGCAATGATCGCCAGTCTTCAGGATTGGGACGCGGTGTTCTTCTTCAACTATCACAGCTCCAACGACCGTTGGGATACCGATGCGATTCTGGGCTACTTTGATTTGAATGGCCAACCCACCAAGATCGCACTGACTGCGGCGCTTGCGAATCTGTATCGACGCGGGGATCTATCGTCGCTGGGGCAGCAAGTTGCAGTTTCCCCGGAAGATGCGGATCGCGGAGGCGCGTTGGCGATGCAATATCGCGTCGGCATGACGGTCGATCCGGATGCGCACCCTACGGTCACCGTTCCGTCCGTCCAGGATTTGCAACGTCCGGAACGCAAACGCTTGGTGACGCCCGATGGTTCGGTGAGTTGGGATGCACGCAGCGCGTCATCCGCACATGTGTTGATCGATACGCCGAAGACACGATGCGCTTGGGGGTTGGTCGGCGGGCAAGCGTTCAAGATCGGGACTTGGGGCCTGCAGTTCGGTGAAACCGAGCGAGACTACGCCGTCTTGGTGGCAACCAGTCGTGATGACCGGCATCTAGAATCGTCGTCCTCCATTCTGTTGACCGTTGTTTCCAACGGCGAAAATCAGGACATGGGATGGAACGACGATCGCACGACGGTGGGCCAGAATTGGGGCCACGGCCCGACGGTCGTCAACGGCGTTCCCGCAATCCTGTCGATTCCCGCTGATCAAAAGGCCAGAAGTTTGTACGCCTTGAATGCCAAGGGCCACCGAGTGCGACGGATCTCGGGCAAGGCGTCGGGAACGATGATCCGATTCGAAATCGGACCGGAATACAAAACATTGTTTTACGAGCTTGCCGAGTGA
- a CDS encoding SHD1 domain-containing protein translates to MSFSRGPAVGYCVCPILICLLSLCHSAVEADESHVWRDSTGKFSVTATLVSSDGESVQLRTETGKEIRVPIERLSAADQRYLKTIAGKSANSESSSDGSGKTSADDPAAIEQQILRTLHGKAVAVSADDTLADFFSRLPCPVYVDVLALNRSGVTERQKIGTVPKGATVAEQLYAILKPLEMTWQARRTMLVIGSGKSRDGLLQTAVYFTGSNDSASVVKRFSDLEPSSWESLGGPGSISILGTRAIVRQSGHVQHMIQTRLPVRLITTRYLHPLDQQMIDVVGPIVSLTQFADSLGPQIGRSPRVDVDALSAIGLSADVKIRTGVDRCSAKDALDVFLASVGCTWLQQNDTLTITTQEAAERSRQDSQFSLQAFGAGTNVRSLLQVIHTTVAPEQWEALGGKCQISPVGSRGLSVSANQPVMRELMQLSATLRGPQ, encoded by the coding sequence ATGAGCTTCAGCCGTGGACCAGCAGTAGGATATTGCGTATGTCCAATTCTTATATGCTTGTTGTCGCTGTGCCATTCAGCGGTGGAGGCTGATGAATCGCATGTTTGGCGCGACAGCACTGGAAAGTTTTCGGTGACGGCGACGCTTGTATCAAGCGATGGTGAATCCGTTCAGTTGCGGACCGAAACGGGCAAGGAAATCCGGGTTCCAATCGAACGGTTGAGTGCCGCCGATCAACGGTACCTAAAAACCATTGCGGGCAAGTCGGCCAATTCCGAATCATCGTCCGATGGGTCGGGCAAAACGTCGGCCGATGACCCCGCGGCCATCGAACAGCAAATCCTGAGGACGCTGCATGGAAAGGCGGTTGCCGTTTCAGCCGATGACACCTTGGCGGATTTCTTTTCACGTCTGCCCTGCCCCGTTTACGTCGATGTGCTTGCTTTGAATCGAAGCGGAGTGACGGAGCGGCAGAAAATCGGCACTGTCCCCAAGGGGGCAACCGTCGCGGAACAACTGTATGCGATCCTGAAGCCGCTGGAGATGACGTGGCAGGCGCGCCGAACGATGTTGGTCATCGGAAGCGGTAAAAGTCGTGACGGCCTGTTGCAAACGGCGGTCTACTTCACCGGATCAAATGATTCCGCCAGTGTTGTCAAACGATTTTCAGATCTGGAACCATCATCCTGGGAATCTTTGGGTGGACCGGGAAGCATTTCGATTCTGGGGACTCGCGCCATCGTTCGGCAATCGGGGCATGTGCAACACATGATTCAAACACGGTTACCGGTGCGGCTGATTACCACGCGGTACCTACATCCGTTGGATCAACAAATGATCGACGTGGTGGGGCCAATCGTGTCGCTGACGCAATTCGCCGACAGTCTGGGCCCGCAAATCGGTCGATCGCCCCGTGTTGACGTCGACGCACTGTCCGCCATTGGGTTGTCGGCGGATGTAAAGATCAGAACCGGTGTCGATCGCTGTTCTGCAAAAGATGCATTGGACGTGTTCCTGGCATCGGTTGGGTGCACATGGCTTCAACAAAACGACACGTTGACGATCACTACTCAAGAGGCCGCCGAGAGATCTAGGCAAGACAGTCAATTCAGCCTGCAAGCTTTCGGAGCGGGCACCAATGTGCGATCGTTGCTGCAAGTCATTCACACAACGGTGGCGCCGGAGCAGTGGGAAGCACTGGGCGGTAAATGTCAAATTTCGCCCGTTGGTTCACGTGGCCTAAGCGTCTCCGCCAACCAACCGGTCATGCGTGAATTGATGCAATTGTCTGCAACACTCAGGGGACCCCAGTGA
- a CDS encoding vitamin B12 dependent-methionine synthase activation domain-containing protein, translating to MSSFSLRNIDRQDHGMSVKSPHRFLQMEPVTVAQVDEPIDVAEVLRYLGYPAGYTPSGSVAEMLEHWIDQAEQAASPCAVYVVLPVIHKDKRSLIVDTSTGKIEFSGAIGSFLGVSELIVAFIATAGPRIVELASDLLTQGDDLATLIVNSVGAERAEAAETEAVRRACDPVGDIGFAATLPYSPGYCGMKLTEQQKLFSIFGNQTAGVQLHESCLMTPIKSVSGLVGLGPSESVRIEGTPCDRCELKNCNMRR from the coding sequence ATGTCGTCGTTCTCCCTACGTAACATTGATCGCCAGGACCATGGGATGAGTGTCAAATCGCCACACCGTTTCCTACAGATGGAACCGGTGACGGTGGCCCAAGTCGACGAACCGATCGACGTTGCCGAAGTCTTGCGTTACTTGGGCTATCCCGCCGGGTACACGCCAAGCGGTTCGGTCGCGGAGATGCTGGAACACTGGATCGACCAAGCCGAACAGGCCGCGTCGCCTTGCGCGGTCTATGTCGTTCTGCCGGTCATTCACAAAGACAAGCGTTCGTTGATCGTCGACACGTCGACCGGCAAGATCGAATTTTCGGGTGCGATCGGCAGCTTTCTCGGAGTGTCGGAATTGATCGTCGCCTTCATCGCGACAGCCGGCCCCCGCATCGTTGAACTCGCCAGCGACCTTTTGACACAGGGCGACGACCTGGCCACTTTGATCGTCAATTCGGTGGGTGCCGAACGAGCCGAAGCAGCGGAGACCGAAGCCGTTCGCAGGGCTTGCGATCCCGTCGGCGACATCGGCTTCGCCGCCACGTTGCCCTACAGTCCCGGTTACTGCGGCATGAAGTTGACCGAACAACAAAAACTGTTTTCGATCTTCGGCAACCAGACCGCGGGTGTCCAACTTCACGAAAGCTGTTTGATGACGCCCATCAAGTCGGTGTCGGGACTCGTCGGATTGGGGCCAAGCGAATCGGTCCGCATCGAAGGCACGCCGTGTGATCGTTGCGAGTTGAAGAACTGCAACATGCGACGCTGA
- a CDS encoding uroporphyrinogen decarboxylase family protein, which translates to MSTSTHLSVGGKELVHAAISGQRTDRAPWVPFVGCHAGALMGVGADEYLKSADLMHRGVNLAIDRYQADGIPVAFDLQIEAEALGCELRWSTDTPPAVVDHPLAQDTPLDQLKIPGPDEGRIPIVLDATRRLRADHPDTALYGLVTGPFTLALHLQGTDIFMRMFDDPESVQRLLKFCSDVAIAMSRYYIEAGCDVIAIVDPMTSQIGPDQFKQFVTPYAKPVFESIRTSGGLSSFFVCGHAQQNVEAMCQCGPDNVCVDENIPLDFVRDTCRDNQASFGGNLQLTTVLLLGSPEDAEKNAVECLKVGDNTGFVLAPGCDLPYATPPENLEAVGQLVRDTYRQEAVMAMSESADVQDIPDMSGYGQGDHVIVDIITLDSESCAPCQYMVEAVEKIAPDFDGIVRWREHKIKTPEAIRFMTSLSVKNIPTICIDGDIAFVSRIPPKDELSAAIQKRINQKARLRIRRRQCEIHVLGQNDGDTIAMKDAVDQAVLETGADVSVHLVTDPLEFIRFGVEPDETPALVTTGHQVVSTERVPDSMAIKQWVQSLQ; encoded by the coding sequence ATGAGCACCAGCACCCATCTTTCGGTCGGCGGAAAAGAGCTCGTGCATGCTGCGATCAGCGGCCAACGAACGGATCGCGCCCCTTGGGTTCCCTTTGTGGGATGCCACGCCGGTGCCTTGATGGGCGTCGGTGCGGACGAATACCTGAAGTCCGCCGACTTGATGCATCGTGGCGTCAATCTGGCAATCGATCGGTACCAAGCCGACGGAATTCCGGTGGCGTTTGATCTGCAGATCGAAGCCGAGGCGTTGGGCTGTGAATTGCGTTGGTCAACGGACACCCCGCCCGCCGTTGTCGACCATCCGCTGGCCCAGGACACGCCCCTGGATCAATTGAAGATTCCCGGCCCGGACGAAGGCCGCATCCCCATCGTCTTGGACGCCACCCGTCGGTTGCGTGCGGACCATCCGGACACCGCACTTTATGGTCTGGTGACCGGCCCATTCACGTTGGCTTTGCACCTGCAGGGCACCGACATTTTCATGCGGATGTTTGACGATCCGGAATCTGTGCAACGCTTGCTAAAGTTCTGCAGTGATGTCGCGATCGCGATGAGCCGGTATTACATCGAAGCGGGCTGTGATGTGATCGCCATTGTCGATCCCATGACCAGCCAAATCGGTCCCGACCAATTCAAACAATTTGTGACCCCGTATGCCAAACCTGTGTTCGAATCGATTCGGACATCCGGCGGCCTCAGTTCGTTCTTCGTCTGTGGACACGCACAACAGAACGTCGAAGCGATGTGTCAGTGTGGGCCGGACAACGTGTGTGTCGACGAAAACATCCCACTGGATTTTGTCCGTGACACCTGCCGGGACAACCAAGCCAGCTTTGGCGGAAATCTGCAATTGACGACCGTCCTGTTGCTGGGCAGCCCCGAAGACGCTGAAAAGAATGCGGTGGAATGCTTGAAAGTTGGCGACAACACCGGCTTTGTGCTGGCCCCCGGATGCGATCTGCCTTATGCGACCCCGCCGGAAAACCTGGAAGCGGTCGGTCAACTGGTTCGCGACACGTATCGCCAAGAAGCCGTGATGGCCATGTCGGAAAGCGCTGATGTCCAAGACATCCCTGACATGTCCGGTTATGGGCAGGGCGATCATGTCATCGTCGATATCATCACATTGGATTCGGAATCATGTGCACCCTGTCAGTACATGGTGGAAGCCGTTGAAAAGATTGCTCCTGATTTTGATGGAATCGTTCGTTGGCGTGAACACAAAATCAAAACGCCCGAAGCGATTCGCTTCATGACCAGTTTGTCGGTCAAAAACATCCCGACGATTTGCATCGACGGCGATATCGCATTTGTGTCGCGGATCCCACCCAAAGACGAATTGTCCGCCGCGATCCAAAAACGCATCAATCAGAAAGCACGACTTCGCATTCGACGTCGTCAGTGTGAAATTCACGTCTTGGGCCAGAATGACGGCGACACCATTGCGATGAAAGATGCGGTGGATCAGGCGGTGCTTGAAACCGGCGCCGACGTTTCGGTTCATTTGGTGACCGATCCGCTGGAATTCATTCGATTCGGCGTCGAACCCGATGAAACGCCGGCGTTGGTCACCACGGGACACCAAGTCGTGTCGACGGAACGTGTCCCCGACAGCATGGCGATCAAACAATGGGTTCAATCGCTGCAATGA
- a CDS encoding right-handed parallel beta-helix repeat-containing protein — MPDQAFRVLIADGVYSIEQPIVFGHGDGNVVYEADTDAKPIVSAGRRITSHWTQGANGVWSTKVPRDWHFEQLWINGRRAVRAREPDQFFHYLLRVDQQPEDQNGRFRQTLHVRPGETEGLAGLSAEEIRRVQFVAFHKWDTTRRYLDRADPLAGRLVSSGREMKSWNPLTHNTGYHLENFLAALDEPGEWFLSPEGVLSYLPREGESMQHAEVIAPACEKILVIQGDPANARFVRDLEFRGITFQNSGWTSPPEGFEPSQAASPIEAAVQIDGAHGVVFRDCEIGHVGGYGIWFRQGCRDGLVQRCLIHDLGAGGIRIGETAIAANESERTSHITVDNNIVYDGGHTFPCAVGIWIGQSGDNQVTHNEIADFYYTGISVGWRWGYAESLAKRNQIRMNHIHHLGQGYLSDMGGIYTLGPSEGTVLSGNVIHDIESWGYGGWGLYNDEGSSNILLENNLVYRTKSGGYHQHYGRDNRIRNNIFAFGREYQVRRSKVEDHRSFTFEQNVVLFESGDLFHGQWGDDKVTVQRNLYWNPNRQVDITPGDRSKTSVVADPRFADPQNDDFHFIDTTAAKRIGFQPFDWTKAGVYGDEEWRSLAKSLPMPSMGHPPEPPPLELHEDFESGKLPIKSRTSVDEKLGGVAVVDVDDSPSGKKVLRLTDTPGQRQRYYPMMVVSPHHVDGTTRCRFWVRMDDAAVFQHEWRDASQRYQTGPSLWFENGRLRTPTKELMKIPTGQWIQVDVTAKLGDNAGTWAVTVKGDGVPARTFNNLPIVTSTWKTLDWVGFVSQADVNSTVDIDDLEIICEAK, encoded by the coding sequence ATGCCCGATCAAGCATTCCGAGTTTTGATCGCCGACGGGGTTTATTCGATTGAACAGCCCATCGTGTTTGGTCACGGCGATGGCAACGTCGTCTACGAAGCCGACACCGATGCCAAGCCGATTGTCTCGGCGGGGCGACGGATCACCAGTCATTGGACCCAAGGAGCCAACGGTGTCTGGTCGACGAAGGTTCCTCGCGACTGGCACTTCGAACAACTTTGGATCAACGGTCGGCGCGCGGTACGAGCCAGAGAACCGGATCAGTTCTTTCATTACCTTTTGCGAGTCGATCAACAACCGGAGGACCAAAATGGTCGGTTTCGACAAACGTTACATGTTCGCCCGGGTGAAACGGAGGGGCTGGCCGGCTTGAGCGCCGAAGAGATACGTCGAGTCCAATTCGTAGCGTTTCACAAGTGGGACACAACGCGACGCTATTTGGATCGTGCTGATCCGCTGGCCGGCCGATTGGTATCCAGCGGACGCGAGATGAAATCTTGGAATCCGCTCACTCACAACACGGGATATCATCTGGAAAACTTTCTCGCCGCGTTGGACGAACCGGGGGAATGGTTTTTGTCGCCGGAGGGTGTGTTGAGCTATCTGCCTCGCGAAGGCGAATCGATGCAGCACGCAGAGGTGATCGCTCCGGCTTGTGAAAAGATTTTGGTCATCCAGGGTGACCCGGCGAATGCCCGATTCGTCCGCGACTTGGAATTCCGCGGCATCACGTTTCAAAACAGCGGATGGACGTCGCCGCCAGAGGGTTTCGAACCGTCACAAGCTGCATCGCCGATCGAAGCCGCCGTGCAAATCGATGGTGCCCACGGCGTGGTCTTTCGTGATTGTGAAATTGGCCATGTCGGTGGCTACGGCATCTGGTTTCGTCAGGGCTGTCGTGACGGTTTGGTTCAGCGATGTTTGATCCACGACTTGGGGGCCGGAGGCATCCGAATTGGTGAAACCGCCATCGCGGCGAATGAATCGGAACGGACGAGCCACATCACCGTCGACAACAACATTGTCTATGACGGCGGGCACACCTTTCCTTGTGCGGTCGGGATATGGATCGGACAAAGCGGTGACAACCAGGTCACACACAACGAAATTGCCGATTTTTATTACACGGGGATCTCCGTCGGATGGCGTTGGGGCTATGCGGAAAGCCTGGCGAAACGCAACCAGATCCGAATGAACCATATCCATCATCTGGGCCAAGGCTATCTAAGCGACATGGGCGGTATCTATACATTGGGGCCGTCCGAAGGGACCGTGCTTAGCGGTAACGTCATCCATGACATCGAATCATGGGGATACGGCGGTTGGGGCTTGTACAATGACGAAGGCAGTTCGAATATTTTGTTGGAAAATAACTTGGTCTATCGCACCAAGTCCGGTGGATACCACCAGCACTACGGGCGCGATAATCGGATCCGCAACAACATCTTTGCGTTTGGCCGGGAGTATCAAGTCCGACGCAGCAAGGTTGAAGATCATCGGTCATTCACCTTCGAGCAAAACGTCGTATTGTTCGAATCGGGTGACTTGTTCCATGGCCAATGGGGCGACGACAAAGTCACCGTGCAGCGAAACCTTTATTGGAATCCCAACAGGCAAGTCGACATCACGCCGGGTGACCGTAGCAAGACGTCGGTCGTCGCGGACCCGCGATTTGCGGATCCACAGAACGACGATTTTCACTTCATCGATACCACCGCGGCGAAGCGGATTGGATTTCAACCGTTCGATTGGACCAAGGCGGGCGTGTACGGCGATGAAGAATGGCGAAGCCTTGCCAAGTCCCTGCCGATGCCTTCGATGGGCCATCCGCCGGAACCGCCGCCGCTGGAATTGCACGAAGATTTTGAAAGCGGCAAGCTGCCGATCAAATCTCGGACCAGCGTTGATGAAAAACTGGGCGGGGTCGCGGTGGTTGACGTTGATGATTCCCCCAGCGGGAAGAAAGTGCTGCGTCTGACCGATACCCCGGGGCAACGTCAACGGTATTACCCGATGATGGTGGTGTCGCCGCACCATGTCGATGGAACCACACGCTGTCGGTTCTGGGTTCGCATGGATGATGCCGCTGTTTTTCAACATGAATGGCGGGACGCATCGCAGCGATATCAGACGGGACCGAGTCTGTGGTTTGAAAACGGCCGACTTCGAACGCCGACGAAGGAACTGATGAAGATTCCCACGGGACAATGGATCCAAGTCGATGTGACGGCGAAGCTGGGCGATAACGCTGGAACTTGGGCGGTCACCGTCAAAGGCGATGGCGTACCGGCGCGGACATTTAACAACCTGCCCATCGTTACCAGCACGTGGAAAACGCTGGACTGGGTGGGCTTCGTCAGCCAAGCCGACGTGAATTCAACGGTCGACATCGACGACTTGGAAATCATCTGCGAAGCAAAGTGA
- a CDS encoding corrinoid protein has translation MSESGANGSPLYEAILTGDADGSVKLTQAALADGVDPNDLINQDMIPAMDEAGRRFEKREFYVPELLIAARAMKGALALIRPLLSERGVEPVGRVVIGTVKGDLHDIGKGLVGSMLEGGGFEVFDLGVDVAAEAFISKAVEQKADVVAVSALLTTTMTQMKDVVSALRDSDISQTCKIIVGGAPVTQQFADSIGADGYSENASAAVTLVRSIVTPA, from the coding sequence ATGTCTGAATCTGGTGCAAACGGCAGCCCATTGTACGAAGCCATTTTGACCGGCGACGCCGACGGCAGCGTCAAGTTGACGCAGGCCGCATTGGCCGACGGCGTCGATCCCAATGACTTGATCAACCAAGACATGATCCCGGCGATGGACGAAGCGGGGCGGCGATTTGAGAAGCGTGAGTTTTATGTCCCTGAACTATTGATCGCCGCGCGAGCGATGAAGGGGGCGCTGGCATTGATTCGGCCGCTGTTGTCCGAACGTGGCGTCGAACCGGTTGGTCGTGTGGTCATCGGCACCGTCAAAGGCGACTTGCATGACATCGGCAAAGGCTTGGTCGGTTCGATGCTGGAAGGCGGTGGTTTCGAAGTGTTCGATTTGGGCGTCGACGTTGCGGCGGAGGCTTTCATTTCCAAAGCCGTTGAACAGAAAGCGGATGTCGTCGCGGTATCAGCATTGCTGACGACCACCATGACGCAGATGAAGGATGTGGTCAGTGCGCTGCGTGATTCCGACATCAGCCAGACGTGCAAGATCATCGTGGGTGGTGCACCGGTGACCCAACAGTTTGCCGATTCCATCGGCGCCGACGGCTACAGCGAAAACGCCAGTGCCGCCGTGACGCTGGTTCGATCGATCGTCACGCCGGCGTAG
- a CDS encoding CobW family GTP-binding protein translates to MKKIPVYLITGCLGAGKTTLLNHWLAGPELKSKRIALLINEFGELGVDGQLLPDDAGTVFELNRGSLFCACIRSDFEATMHAIADQVRPDLVITEATGMAQTSDLFSFIETPATRERFEIACNVCVIDALNFTKVLPTLKAVASQAMWADGLVINKSDGLNTDQVGKLTSLLKDLNPRAKQIRFGSKHFGWPFVESLHHVACTDAPLQAPPAEVVACTISGHDFDRAAFQTGVEQIRGRLLRMKGIVNFGDGPRLVESVFDSVTERPYTAKNPRYGLTVIGWKITADEIRSALHPAVTPPVVTIGLQ, encoded by the coding sequence ATGAAAAAGATTCCCGTCTATTTGATCACCGGCTGCCTCGGGGCGGGCAAAACAACGCTATTGAACCATTGGCTGGCCGGCCCCGAGTTGAAATCCAAGCGGATCGCATTGCTGATCAATGAATTCGGCGAATTGGGCGTCGACGGGCAACTACTGCCCGATGATGCCGGGACGGTCTTTGAACTGAACCGCGGAAGCCTGTTTTGCGCCTGCATCCGATCGGACTTCGAAGCGACGATGCATGCGATCGCAGATCAGGTTCGCCCGGACTTGGTGATTACCGAGGCAACCGGAATGGCACAAACCAGCGACCTGTTCAGCTTCATTGAAACGCCGGCGACTCGTGAGCGATTTGAAATCGCCTGCAACGTTTGCGTCATCGACGCGTTGAACTTCACCAAAGTATTGCCAACGTTAAAGGCGGTTGCATCCCAGGCGATGTGGGCTGACGGATTGGTCATCAACAAGTCCGATGGATTGAACACCGATCAAGTTGGCAAACTGACATCGCTGTTAAAAGACTTGAACCCTCGTGCAAAGCAGATCCGATTCGGCAGTAAACACTTCGGCTGGCCGTTTGTTGAATCTTTGCATCACGTTGCCTGCACAGATGCGCCGTTGCAGGCACCGCCGGCCGAAGTAGTCGCCTGTACGATCAGCGGACATGATTTTGACCGAGCGGCGTTTCAAACCGGGGTTGAACAAATCCGGGGCCGGCTATTAAGGATGAAAGGGATCGTCAATTTTGGTGATGGTCCCCGCTTGGTGGAATCTGTTTTTGACAGCGTGACCGAACGCCCCTACACGGCGAAAAACCCGCGTTACGGACTGACCGTCATCGGATGGAAAATCACCGCCGACGAAATCCGTTCCGCCCTGCACCCCGCCGTCACGCCCCCGGTGGTCACGATCGGCTTGCAGTAA